Within the Saccharopolyspora gloriosae genome, the region CGCGGCCGCACCGGCACTGGTGAGAGGCTGAGCGGTCATGACTGGGCGACGGCCTCCTTCTTGCTGGTGAACCGCACGTAGCCGTTCTTCTCGAGCTCGTCGGCCAGTTCCGGCCCGCCGGACTCGACGACCTTGCCGCCGGCGAACACGTGCACGTGGTCCGGCGTGATGTGGTTCAGGATCCGGGTGTAGTGCGTGATCAGCAGCACGCCCTTGTCGCCCTTTTCCTTGTAGCGGTTCACGCCCTCGGCCACGACGCGCAGCGCGTCGACGTCCAGACCGGAGTCGGTCTCGTCGAGGATCGCGAACTTCGGGTCCAGCAGGTCGAGCTGCAGGATCTCGTGGCGCTTCTTCTCGCCGCCGGAGAAGCCCTCGTTGACGCTGCGCTCGGCGAAGGACGGGTCGATGTCGAGGTCGGTCATCGACTTCTTGACCTCCTTGACCCAGTGCCGAACCTGCGGGGCCTCGCCGCGGACGGCACCGGCGGCGCTGCGCAGGAAGTTCGACATGGACACGCCGGGCACCTCGACCGGGTACTGCATGGCGAGGAACAGGCCGGCGCGGGCGCGCTCGTCCACGCTCATCTCCAGCACGTCCTCGCCGTCGAGCAGGACCGAACCGGAGTCGATCTGGTACTTGGGGTGACCCGCGATGGCGTAGGCCAAGGTCGACTTGCCGGAGCCGTTCGGCCCCATGATCGCGTGGATCTCACCGGTGTCGATCTTGAGGTTCACGCCGTTGAGGATCGGCTTGGCGCCCTCTTCGGTGAGGACGGAACCGTGCAGGTCCTTGATCTCCAGGGTGGCCATTGTGCTGTGTTCTCCTGGTACTTGGGGAAAGAAAGCGAGTTAGGGGCGGCGTCAGGCGCCGACGACGGCCAGCTCGGCCTCGATCGCGGCCTCCAGCCGCTCCCGGACCGACGGCACGGTGATCTTCTGCAGGATCTCGCCGAAGAAACCGCGCACCACCAGTCGGCGGGCCTGTTCCTTCGGAATGCCGCGAGCCTGGAGGTAGAACAGCTGCTCGTCGTCGAACCGGCCGGTGGCGCTGGCGTGGCCGGCACCCTCGATCTCGCCGGTCTCGATCTCCAGGTTCGGCACCGAGTCGGCGCGGGCGCCCTCGGTGAGCACCAGGTTCCGGTTGAGCTCGAAGGTCTCGGTGCCTTCGGCCGCGGCCCGGATCAGCACGTCGCCGATCCACACCGAGTGCGCCCCGTCGCCCTGCAGCGCGCCCTTGTAGAGCACGTTGCTGCGGCAGTTCGGCTGCGCGTGGTCGACCAGCATCCGGTGTTCCAGGTGCTGACCGGCGTCGGCGAAGTACAGGCCGAGCAGCTCGGCGTCGCCGCCCTTGTCGCCGTAGGTGATCGTCGTGTTGACCCGCACCAGGTCGCCGCCGAGGGTCACCGCCAGGTGCCGGAACACCGCGTCCCGGCCCAAGTAGGCGTGCTCGGAGCTGACCTGCGTGGCGTCGTCGGCCCAGTCGTGCACGGACACGACCGACAGCCGGGCGGAGTCGTCGGTGACGAACTCGACGTTCTCACCCAGCACGCCGGAGCCGCGGTAGTCGATGACGACGACCGCTTCGGCGAACCGCTCGGCGCGGATCTGGATGTGCCCGAACGCCGTCTCGCCCTCGCCGGGGCCTTGCACGACGACGCTGACCGGCTCGGCCGGCTGCACGTCCTTCGGGATGGTGATGACGGTGGCCTGCTCGAAGGAGCTCCAGGCCTGCGCGGCGACGCGGTCGGCGGGCACGCCGCCCTTGCCGAGCCGCTCGTCGTCGCGCCCGACGGTCTCGACGGTCACGTCGGAACTCGCCTCGACCTCGACGTTCAGCGAGGCGGTGGCCTTCGCGGTGCCGTCGTGCAGGCCCTTGAGCCGCTTCGTCGGCGTGAAGCGCCAGTCCTCCTCGCGACCGCCGGGGACCTCGAAGGCCTCGACGTCGTAGGAGGTGAAGCGCTGGCCGCGGGACGACTGCGGAACCACAGCTCCCCGTGGGAGTGTTCGGTCAGGCCGTGCTGGGCGTCGGCGGTGTCAGTGGTGCTCGTCATGTCAGCCGACGGCCCCTTCCATCTGCAGCTCGATCAGGCGGTTCAGTTCCAGCGCGTACTCCATGGGCAGTTCGCGCGCGATCGGCTCGACGAAGCCGCGCACGATCATCGCCATGGCCTC harbors:
- the sufC gene encoding Fe-S cluster assembly ATPase SufC — its product is MATLEIKDLHGSVLTEEGAKPILNGVNLKIDTGEIHAIMGPNGSGKSTLAYAIAGHPKYQIDSGSVLLDGEDVLEMSVDERARAGLFLAMQYPVEVPGVSMSNFLRSAAGAVRGEAPQVRHWVKEVKKSMTDLDIDPSFAERSVNEGFSGGEKKRHEILQLDLLDPKFAILDETDSGLDVDALRVVAEGVNRYKEKGDKGVLLITHYTRILNHITPDHVHVFAGGKVVESGGPELADELEKNGYVRFTSKKEAVAQS
- the sufD gene encoding Fe-S cluster assembly protein SufD; this translates as MVPQSSRGQRFTSYDVEAFEVPGGREEDWRFTPTKRLKGLHDGTAKATASLNVEVEASSDVTVETVGRDDERLGKGGVPADRVAAQAWSSFEQATVITIPKDVQPAEPVSVVVQGPGEGETAFGHIQIRAERFAEAVVVIDYRGSGVLGENVEFVTDDSARLSVVSVHDWADDATQVSSEHAYLGRDAVFRHLAVTLGGDLVRVNTTITYGDKGGDAELLGLYFADAGQHLEHRMLVDHAQPNCRSNVLYKGALQGDGAHSVWIGDVLIRAAAEGTETFELNRNLVLTEGARADSVPNLEIETGEIEGAGHASATGRFDDEQLFYLQARGIPKEQARRLVVRGFFGEILQKITVPSVRERLEAAIEAELAVVGA